The following are encoded in a window of Phaseolus vulgaris cultivar G19833 chromosome 3, P. vulgaris v2.0, whole genome shotgun sequence genomic DNA:
- the LOC137806764 gene encoding U-box domain-containing protein 4-like, whose product MVSAENDSHSTSDEATHTHSSLSNKAHRNIGKSMRTVRSKLFRRDHANFVSDSLTDSLMELATRNTKSVKSSVTEDQLLELSQALSDFSACSSDISGELQRLATLSSSQPAVDGDREPEPEPEPCLGFLQRESFSTEIIENISPEDLQPTVKICVDGLLSPSVAVKRSAAAKLRLLAKNRADNRALIGESGAVPALVPLLRCSDPWTQENAVTALLNLSLFEENKALITNAGAVKSLIYVLKTGTETSKQNAACALMSLALVEENKISIGACGAIPPLVSLLLSGSHRGKKDALTTLYKLCSVRQNKERAVSAGAVKPLVELVAEEGSGMADKAMVVLNSLAGIEEGKEAIVAEGGIAALVEVIEDGSVKGKEFAVLTLVQLCAHSVSNRGLLVREGGIPPLVALSQNGSVRAKHKAETLLGYLRESRHEASCSSP is encoded by the exons ATGGTTTCTGCGGAGAATGATTCGCATTCCACTTCCGATGAAGCTACTCATACTCATTCCTCACTTTCCAACAAAGCTCACAGAAACATCGGCAAGTCCATGCGAACCGTGCGCTCCAAATTATTCCGACGTGATCACGCCAATTTCGTCTCCGATAGCCTAACCGATTCGCTCATGGAACTCGCCACGCGAAACACCAAGTCCGTTAAATCTTCCGTTACGGAGGACCAACTTCTCGAGCTCTCTCAAGCTTTGAGCGATTTCTCCGCCTGCAGCAGCGATATCTCGGGAGAGCTCCAGAGGCTCGCCACCCTCTCCTCCTCCCAACCTGCTGTTGACGGAGACCGCGAGCCTGAACCTGAGCCCGAGCCTTGCTTAGGCTTTCTCCAACGTGAGAGTTTCTCCACGGAGATAATCGAGAATATCTCGCCGGAGGATCTTCAGCCGACGGTGAAGATCTGCGTCGACGGACTGCTTTCGCCGTCGGTGGCGGTGAAGCGATCGGCGGCGGCGAAGCTGAGGCTGTTGGCCAAGAACAGAGCGGACAACCGCGCTCTGATCGGCGAGTCCGGTGCGGTGCCTGCTCTGGTTCCGCTGCTCCGGTGCAGCGATCCGTGGACGCAGGAGAACGCGGTGACGGCGTTGCTGAATCTGTCTCTTTTTGAGGAGAACAAGGCGCTGATAACGAATGCCGGTGCGGTGAAGTCGCTGATTTACGTGCTTAAAACAGGGACGGAGACTTCGAAGCAGAACGCGGCTTGCGCGCTGATGAGTCTTGCGTTGGTGGAGGAGAACAAGATCTCGATCGGTGCTTGCGGGGCGATACCGCCGCTTGTTTCGCTGCTACTAAGTGGGTCTCACAGAGGGAAGAAGGACGCACTGACGACGCTGTATAAGCTGTGTTCGGTGCGGCAGAACAAAGAGAGGGCGGTGAGCGCGGGAGCAGTGAAGCCGCTGGTGGAGCTGGTGGCGGAGGAAGGGAGCGGGATGGCGGACAAGGCCATGGTGGTGCTGAACAGCTTGGCGGGGATTGAGGAGGGAAAGGAGGCGATCGTGGCAGAAGGTGGTATTGCTGCGCTTGTGGAAGTGATCGAAGATGGGTCGGTGAAGGGGAAGGAGTTCGCTGTTCTGACTCTTGTTCAGCTCTGTGCTCACAGTGTTAGTAACAGAGGCTTGCTTGTGAGAGAGGGTGGGATTCCTCCTCTCGTTGCTCTTTCTCAGAACGGCTCTGTTCGAGCTAAGCACAAG GCTGAGACACTCCTTGGATATTTAAGAGAATCAAGACATGAAGCGTCCTGTTCAAGTCCTTAG